The following proteins come from a genomic window of Acinonyx jubatus isolate Ajub_Pintada_27869175 chromosome C1, VMU_Ajub_asm_v1.0, whole genome shotgun sequence:
- the RIMS3 gene encoding regulating synaptic membrane exocytosis protein 3 isoform X1, whose amino-acid sequence MFNGEPGPASAAASRNVVRSSSISGEICGSQQAGGGTGTTTAKKRRSSLGAKMVAIVGLTQWSKSTLQLPQSEGATKKLRSNIRRSTETGIAVEMRSRVTRQGSRESTDGSTNSNSSEGTFIFPTTRLGAESQFSDFLDGLGPAQIVGRQTLATPPMGDVHVAIMDRSGQLEVEVIEARGLTPKPGSKSLPATYIKVYLLENGACLAKKKTKVAKKTCDPLYQQALLFDEGPQGKVLQVIVWGDYGRMDHKCFMGMAQIMLDELDLSAAVAGWYKLFPTSSVADSSLGSLTRRLSQSSLESATSPSCS is encoded by the exons ATGTTTAACGGGGAGCCTGGTCCGGCCTCGGCCGCGGCCTCCAGGAATGTGGTTCGGAGCTCCAGCATCAGCGGTGAAATCTGTGGCTCCcagcaggctgggggtgggaccGGGACCACCACGGCCAAGAAGCGGCGCAGCAGCCTTGGGGCCAAGATGGTGGCCATCGTGGGCCTGACTCAGTGGAGCAAGAGCACACTCCAGCTCCCCCAGTCTG AAGGGGCCACCAAGAAGCTGCGCAGCAACATCCGGAGGAGCACAGAGACAGGCATCGCCGTGGAAATGCGGAGTCGGGTCACACGCCAGGGCAGCCGGGAGTCTACCGATGGGAGCACCAACAGCAACAGCTCCGAGGGCAC gtTCATTTTCCCCACCACCCGGCTCGGGGCTGAAAGCCAGTTTAGTGATTTCCTGGATGGGCTGGGACCAGCCCAGATTGTGGGGCGACAGACATTGGCAACACCACCAATGG GGGACGTGCACGTTGCCATCATGGACCGGAGTGGCCAGCTGGAGGTGGAAGTGATTGAGGCCCGGGGCCTGACCCCCAAACCAGGCTCCAAATCCCTCCCAG CCACCTATATCAAGGTTTACCTGCTTGAGAATGGGGCCTGCTTGgccaaaaagaagacaaaggtcGCCAAGAAGACCTGTGACCCCCTGTACCAGCAGGCTCTGCTCTTTGACGAGGGGCCCCAGGGCAAGGTGCTGCAG GTGATCGTCTGGGGAGACTACGGCCGCATGGACCACAAATGCTTCATGGGCATGGCCCAGATCATGCTGGACGAGCTGGACCTGAGTGCCGCGGTCGCCGGCTGGTACAAACTCTTCCCTACGTCCTCAGTGGCAGACTCTTCGCTTGGATCCCTCACCAGGCGCCTGTCCCAGTCCTCCCTGGAGAGTGCCACCAGCCCCTCGTGCTCCTAA
- the RIMS3 gene encoding regulating synaptic membrane exocytosis protein 3 isoform X2, translated as MFNGEPGPASAAASRNVVRSSSISGEICGSQQAGGGTGTTTAKKRRSSLGAKMVAIVGLTQWSKSTLQLPQSEGATKKLRSNIRRSTETGIAVEMRSRVTRQGSRESTDGSTNSNSSEGTFIFPTTRLGAESQFSDFLDGLGPAQIVGRQTLATPPMGDVHVAIMDRSGQLEVEVIEARGLTPKPGSKSLPATYIKVYLLENGACLAKKKTKVAKKTCDPLYQQALLFDEGPQGKVLQPALMSVAHQLHARLCVKCFPVLTSFCARDGPGK; from the exons ATGTTTAACGGGGAGCCTGGTCCGGCCTCGGCCGCGGCCTCCAGGAATGTGGTTCGGAGCTCCAGCATCAGCGGTGAAATCTGTGGCTCCcagcaggctgggggtgggaccGGGACCACCACGGCCAAGAAGCGGCGCAGCAGCCTTGGGGCCAAGATGGTGGCCATCGTGGGCCTGACTCAGTGGAGCAAGAGCACACTCCAGCTCCCCCAGTCTG AAGGGGCCACCAAGAAGCTGCGCAGCAACATCCGGAGGAGCACAGAGACAGGCATCGCCGTGGAAATGCGGAGTCGGGTCACACGCCAGGGCAGCCGGGAGTCTACCGATGGGAGCACCAACAGCAACAGCTCCGAGGGCAC gtTCATTTTCCCCACCACCCGGCTCGGGGCTGAAAGCCAGTTTAGTGATTTCCTGGATGGGCTGGGACCAGCCCAGATTGTGGGGCGACAGACATTGGCAACACCACCAATGG GGGACGTGCACGTTGCCATCATGGACCGGAGTGGCCAGCTGGAGGTGGAAGTGATTGAGGCCCGGGGCCTGACCCCCAAACCAGGCTCCAAATCCCTCCCAG CCACCTATATCAAGGTTTACCTGCTTGAGAATGGGGCCTGCTTGgccaaaaagaagacaaaggtcGCCAAGAAGACCTGTGACCCCCTGTACCAGCAGGCTCTGCTCTTTGACGAGGGGCCCCAGGGCAAGGTGCTGCAG CCGGCGCTAATGTCTGTTGCTCATCAgctccatgccaggctctgtgttaagtGCTTTCCAGTCCTGACCTCCTTTTGTGCTCGAGATGGTCCTGGGAAGTAG